In one Thermosipho ferrireducens genomic region, the following are encoded:
- a CDS encoding 4Fe-4S dicluster domain-containing protein produces MPKVKGYIEIDQERCKGCGLCIHACPTKVIDFAEGFNTKGYHPAEAKYLEKCIACGFCYRMCPEVCITVYREE; encoded by the coding sequence ATGCCTAAGGTAAAAGGGTACATTGAAATTGACCAGGAAAGGTGTAAAGGGTGTGGGCTCTGTATTCATGCATGTCCAACAAAAGTGATAGATTTTGCAGAAGGTTTCAACACAAAGGGTTATCATCCAGCTGAGGCAAAATACCTTGAAAAGTGTATCGCGTGTGGTTTTTGCTACAGAATGTGTCCTGAAGTTTGTATAACAGTTTATAGGGAAGAGTAA
- a CDS encoding cobalamin biosynthesis protein CobQ, translating to MTKNFVFVGLFGSGKTEVAINYALFLRETYEKVAIADVDTISPYFRTRDVVDELENSGVKVITPPGALKYADLPIVTGAVAGYLSNPDYKTVLDVGGEENGIVVVGYLKPYLENAEISLVINTKRPFTSTVDGIVKTYEQLSKVANIKISYLINNTNLSYETTSDVVLEGEDIIAKASEILNIPVKFSVVPDFVKTCECRFPVFKIKRFMKMEL from the coding sequence GTGACTAAAAATTTTGTTTTTGTAGGATTGTTTGGGAGTGGAAAGACTGAAGTAGCTATTAACTATGCTTTGTTTTTAAGAGAAACATATGAAAAAGTAGCTATAGCTGATGTTGATACAATATCTCCTTATTTTAGAACAAGAGATGTGGTTGACGAGTTAGAAAATTCTGGAGTTAAAGTGATAACACCTCCAGGTGCGTTGAAGTATGCTGATCTTCCAATAGTTACAGGAGCTGTCGCCGGATATCTTAGTAATCCTGATTATAAAACTGTATTGGATGTTGGTGGCGAGGAAAATGGTATTGTTGTTGTGGGATATTTGAAACCATATTTGGAAAATGCGGAAATTTCTTTAGTAATAAATACTAAAAGACCTTTTACGTCAACCGTGGATGGAATTGTAAAAACATATGAACAACTTAGCAAAGTAGCAAACATAAAAATTAGTTATTTGATAAATAACACCAATCTTTCTTATGAAACAACTTCTGATGTTGTACTTGAAGGTGAAGATATTATAGCGAAGGCTTCAGAGATATTAAATATTCCTGTAAAATTTTCTGTTGTTCCTGATTTTGTTAAGACGTGTGAATGTCGCTTCCCGGTATTCAAAATTAAACGATTCATGAAGATGGAATTATAG
- the buk gene encoding butyrate kinase, translated as MFKILVINPGSTSTKLAIFEEERQIASETLRHKAEELEPFEKLIDQYEFRFEAIQSFLGKMGYSFADFDAVVGRGGLVRPISSGTYEVDELMVNELKEGKYGEHASNLGAVIAYEIARKYDIPAFIVDPVVVDEMEPIARITGHPLFERKSIFHALNQKAVARKAAEDLGKKYEDLNLIVVHMGGGISIGAHKRGKVVDVNNALDGDGPFTPERSGTLPLTQIIDMCFSGKYSYEEIRKRIKGKGGLVGYLGTNNAQEVQNAIRKGDKKALLVYKAMVYQIAKWIGKMAAVLKGEVDAIILTGGLAYDEEFVVAWLKDYVSFIAPVLVYPGGDEEKALALGALRVLKGFEKAKKYAKEVQDCD; from the coding sequence ATGTTTAAAATTCTTGTAATAAATCCAGGTTCCACAAGCACAAAATTAGCTATTTTTGAAGAAGAAAGACAGATAGCGAGTGAAACTTTACGACATAAAGCTGAAGAATTAGAACCATTTGAGAAACTTATAGATCAATATGAGTTTCGATTTGAAGCCATTCAGAGTTTTTTGGGAAAAATGGGTTATAGTTTTGCAGATTTTGATGCTGTTGTTGGACGTGGAGGTCTTGTCCGGCCTATTTCAAGTGGGACTTATGAGGTTGATGAGTTAATGGTAAATGAATTGAAAGAGGGTAAATACGGAGAACATGCATCTAATTTGGGTGCTGTAATAGCGTATGAAATAGCAAGGAAATATGATATACCAGCTTTTATTGTTGATCCAGTTGTTGTAGATGAGATGGAGCCAATTGCCAGGATTACAGGGCATCCTCTTTTTGAGAGAAAGTCTATTTTTCACGCTCTTAATCAGAAGGCAGTTGCAAGAAAGGCAGCGGAAGATCTTGGAAAAAAATACGAGGATTTAAATTTAATAGTTGTTCATATGGGAGGCGGCATATCAATAGGAGCTCATAAACGGGGTAAAGTCGTAGATGTGAATAATGCACTTGATGGTGATGGACCATTTACTCCTGAGAGAAGTGGAACATTGCCTCTTACGCAAATAATTGATATGTGTTTTTCGGGAAAATATTCTTATGAAGAAATAAGAAAAAGAATAAAAGGTAAAGGTGGTCTGGTAGGTTATCTTGGGACCAACAATGCACAGGAAGTTCAAAACGCTATAAGAAAAGGTGATAAGAAAGCTTTGCTTGTTTATAAAGCAATGGTATATCAAATAGCAAAATGGATTGGGAAAATGGCAGCGGTGTTGAAGGGAGAAGTTGACGCAATAATTCTTACTGGTGGATTGGCTTATGATGAAGAATTTGTAGTTGCCTGGTTAAAAGATTATGTGAGTTTTATAGCTCCAGTGCTTGTCTACCCTGGTGGCGATGAAGAAAAAGCGCTTGCCTTGGGTGCCCTTAGAGTATTAAAGGGATTTGAAAAGGCAAAAAAATATGCAAAAGAGGTGCAAGATTGTGACTAA
- a CDS encoding phosphate butyryltransferase → MKQLRELLEKAKNSGPKTVAVAVAEDDVVLNAIESARKEGIINGILVGTRSKIIQLAEKNGIDLGKYEILDEPVESKAADAAVRLVAEGKADFLMKGKIKTGDLMRVVLKEEYGLRTGKTLSLVSIFEIPNYHKLLVVSDAGMTIAPELKQKVDIINNAVLVSRKAIGIDLPKVAVLGAVEIVNPKMPATIEAAILTKMNQRGQIKGCVVDGPFALDNAVSIEAARHKGIESPVAGDADVLIMPDIEAGNIFYKAMVFLSGAKVASTIIGAKVPVALTSRADSDEAKLLSLALTNLMVGGS, encoded by the coding sequence ATGAAACAGCTTAGAGAACTTTTAGAAAAGGCGAAGAACTCGGGGCCAAAAACAGTTGCCGTTGCTGTTGCTGAGGATGACGTGGTTTTGAATGCAATTGAATCTGCAAGAAAAGAAGGTATAATAAATGGAATTTTGGTAGGTACCAGAAGTAAAATAATTCAGTTAGCAGAGAAAAATGGGATAGATCTTGGCAAATATGAAATTTTAGATGAACCTGTTGAGTCTAAGGCGGCGGATGCTGCAGTAAGACTTGTAGCTGAAGGTAAGGCAGATTTCTTGATGAAAGGAAAAATAAAAACAGGAGACTTAATGAGAGTGGTTTTAAAAGAAGAGTATGGGTTGAGAACCGGGAAAACATTGTCACTTGTGAGTATATTTGAAATTCCAAATTATCATAAACTTTTAGTCGTGTCTGATGCTGGAATGACAATAGCACCGGAACTTAAGCAGAAAGTCGATATTATTAATAATGCAGTATTGGTCTCCAGAAAAGCAATTGGTATTGACCTTCCTAAAGTGGCTGTCCTTGGAGCGGTTGAAATAGTGAACCCTAAAATGCCGGCAACAATTGAAGCTGCGATACTTACCAAGATGAATCAAAGAGGACAGATAAAAGGCTGTGTAGTTGATGGACCATTTGCTTTAGATAATGCAGTATCTATTGAGGCAGCCAGACATAAAGGAATAGAGAGTCCAGTTGCTGGAGATGCTGATGTATTGATAATGCCAGATATAGAAGCAGGAAATATATTCTACAAGGCAATGGTATTTTTATCAGGCGCAAAAGTGGCTTCTACTATTATAGGTGCAAAAGTTCCGGTAGCGTTAACTTCAAGGGCTGATTCTGATGAAGCTAAATTGTTGTCTCTTGCACTAACAAATTTAATGGTAGGTGGTTCTTGA